One Arachis hypogaea cultivar Tifrunner chromosome 2, arahy.Tifrunner.gnm2.J5K5, whole genome shotgun sequence genomic window, GATTTATCAGCGAAAAAATTCGATGGTAACTTGGCGCCTAAACACGTCAAATGGTGCCAAAGTTACCGTCGGGTTAATCTGACGGTAATCATCAATTCAGTCTCGACAAATCTATTTTAAAAATCAACGTAAAATCTGCCGATAATTAGCGTCGGACAAAAATAATCCATCAATAGATAGTTTCTAACGCCATTTATACTGTCAATTCCAGGACAATAGTAAATCCAACAGAAAATTAATTATTCTCGGATTTATTTGATGAATCCAATAATAAATCTgatggtatttaatattttcttgtagtgcggTAGAACCGCAGTTATTTTACGATGCTGAATTCGACAGTACTCAACATTTTTTTGTAGTGTTGGTTATTTATATCAGATCAAAAGGTACTGCTGTTAAGGCTGATTGAGTAATGTAATCCATTCGGCCAAGAACAAGGTATTGACTTCCCATCTATTGAGTTTTTGAGACGTGCAATCCAATAATCTGTATAAATTCAGtgattgatttttctttttaaaaaataattttaaaatttggccATTGAATTAAGTATGCTGATGAACTTGTGACCTGTTTAGTCATCACCATAATTTtaaggtttattattattattattattattattattattattattattattattggctaCTTTAATAGTCGGCCACTAAATCGATCGATCACAAGCTAACTGTGAATTTCTAAATTGGTGGCATCAGACGTATTTCCTATAATTGCTTGGGCTTCAAACAGTTAGGAGGAGTAAAATCAAGAAATAtttaaatttacaaattaaataataaaacaattaAACAAGAAGGCTCAACCACTTAATccaaaacttttaatattttgagTATCTATGATTGGTGTCAGCTCTAATCCAATATATTATCGTATAATGAACCTATTATTGCTTATTTAATAATTAAGAACCCTATTGATCCAAAATTAAAGTCTGTTTGTGTTATGAAATATCCTTAGAATAAAGGCTTTAATTTGAATCTGGAACGAATTATTCTTGAGTTCATTTCCACTACTATTGAAGGTCAATAACattaaaagtaaagagagagaatTCAGTTAGAATTTTTAGCTTTTGGTTTTAGTTTTTGAATGAATACTGAAAGGATTATGTtacttgtacactaaaatcagttactagtataaaatacatattagaatataaatataaactaaaaataaattaaatcacacatatatttatacataaatatattgatggctgattttagtgattaattctaatatacaaatagcattttttataataaaaatgtatGTTATCATTTTTTGGTGATTAAATGTATCTTATCATTATCTTTGGGCGTTTAATTTGCgtatttattatttacttttaatattttcatatttttaaggttttgtaaaaagaataataaaaaggtttaattattttgttggtatttataattttgtaaaatttttaattaggtctctatactttttttttttaattgggtctttacaccaaattttttttttcaattagatccctcttggtagtaattggcttaattatatagagattcaactaaaaaaaatattggtatAGAGACTCAAATCAAAggaaaaaagtgtagggactcgattaaaaaaaatttggtgcaatgactcaattaaaaaaaaaagtatagggatctaattaaaaattttgcgaaattatagggaccaatataataattaatcctaataaaaataataaaattctactttttattttttctttcgtttttataaaattttaaaacaaaatattaaatgaagtagaaaaataaaagccCAACCCAAACTGAGAATTTAATTTATAGGATATTTGATCTTTGATGCATtgtctcttctttaatttctataaatGATAGTCAATATCATATTTTAGATATAAAGGAGAATGAAAAACACAAGTTTATCTATGAACACATAAAACGTGACAATAaggaacaatttttttatatatatataaaataatacaataatagAGTCAGTGACTAATTGTTGATGATGACACTAATAATCATAAATTAACAAATTGTACATGATAACTAAAGGAACATTCAATTCCCTCTACAAAGGCTAATGTGTATAtataacccccccccccccttcttccaaataagaatattaataaaaaatagagtaaataataaaaatagaaaagactaTTTAACAACCCTAATTATACCACAAACCATGTAACAATAATCAAGCACGTGACTTGCCCCGTTTTGAGCCAAACACCCATCATTACACCACAAATCAACAAATTCCCTCAACTTTATAATATaggatatataaatatatatataccatatatatacacacactagACTTAAATTTCTACAACATAACCATAGTGTTATTATCAACCTCAAATCTCATGTCGTTCAAGTTTGATGCAATAACCCCACCATCATGGAAGCTATTTTCCTCAAGATCCATGTCCCACATGAACCCATAGCCGCCGTCGTCACCGCCACCGCCACCTTTGGGACTTAGTTGAGTAATGGTACTATTTTCCTTAGTGGAAAATtgaaggagattcatcaaagaggAAGAACCGTTTtggttttgatgatgatgatgatggtgattatGGTGGATTGGcattggtgatgatgatgatgagaaattgGGAAGTTGGTTATACCCAATAACATGCAAATTGTTGCAATTTGTTTGGTTTGTTGGtggggatgatgatgatgaagccaAAGTTAGGGATGAAGGTGTGGCCTCATACATGAATTGTGGGCTTAGTTTGGCACTATTGTCTGTTTTGCCCTTGTGAAACACTCTACATAAAACCCAATCCTCCTGTGTAATCaccaaataaatttaattaattaattaattaattcatatgTGTAATCAAAATTCTTTTTCTAAAAGTTAAATGAGTTTTTAAGTTGTGGTCCAGTTATTGTAATAACAAGACTTTTAAAATTGGTAGGtatggataattttttttttttatatttgttgtatatacaaattaaattcataaatgaataaataaatacacAGTAAATAAATAGATGACCTAATTAGCAAAAATAAATGT contains:
- the LOC112739012 gene encoding protein CUP-SHAPED COTYLEDON 3, translated to MGLRDIGASLPPGFRFYPSDEELVLHYLYKKITNEEVLKGTLMEIDLHTCEPWQLPEVAKLNANEWYFFSFRDRKYATGFRTNRATTSGYWKATGKDRTVLDPLTREVVGMRKTLVFYKNRAPNGIKTGWIMHEFRLETPHMPPKEDWVLCRVFHKGKTDNSAKLSPQFMYEATPSSLTLASSSSSPPTNQTNCNNLHVIGYNQLPNFSSSSSPMPIHHNHHHHHHQNQNGSSSLMNLLQFSTKENSTITQLSPKGGGGGDDGGYGFMWDMDLEENSFHDGGVIASNLNDMRFEVDNNTMVML